Genomic window (Helianthus annuus cultivar XRQ/B chromosome 3, HanXRQr2.0-SUNRISE, whole genome shotgun sequence):
caagaaccgaacacacctctcaatgaagcttccgcattcgatcttgttttgttttaataaaagtgGATTATGTAAACACTTTTAGCGATGTTTTGGATGttgtaaacatgtttaaatacttATGAtgtaaaagtttttgttaagtggcatttttcatataaaatgctTACTTTAATGTTATGTAAAGGATAAAAATTATTATGGGTGTTACAGGAGAGGGTGGCGGGGCGGGCACCGACGACGTCGTTAGGCGATCCTAATTCGGGCAAGGAGTTTGTTGTGTGGTCGAATGAATCACATGGGTGGTGGTTGACAGCGGTGGGAGTGGATGGTGTTGGTTTTCGAAGGATGATGGGTTGCCGGTGGTTGTCAGATGGCGGTGGTGAGGGGTGTGGGGGACGGGAGCAGTTAGTTATGAAGATAGGGTTTTGGTTGGGTTGGGTCGGGAGAAGAAGATGAATGGTGATAATATTGTTTCTATtggactaaaatacccttctcACTTGTTTTTCTAATTTGCCACGTGTAAGGCTAGGATTACTTCCTACCCTTTCTATCAAGATTAAACTTCATATTTGATCTTTACTCTAtaactagggttaagacccgcccgcgttgcggcgcgggtacatcgtaaacattgaatggattagtccaaacgttatatgatgcattaaccatatgaaaacacacatttcgacaTATCCAGTTGAACTCGGTGTAACATGTATAAgtattgtgattggatcaaatgtaaagtaaatggaattcatatcgcacaatcataacgtattatatgtgacccaacttatacaaagaaaacgtaacgggtatgaaggaaaatatgtACATGTAATtgaaagggattaattagagctttcgaaaaaaGGGGAAAataagaaaccataatttgactccactcggttcgaaacaaactttacgaaacgtacataaaataagcacgaaaacatgttatatttgacctgaatcatttcccaaaaaaatttacgtcgaaatgtagaacaacttgaatttatacgaaaacgtacatagaaatatgcacgtaaaaatggtttctttaaacgaaaacgtattatatttgacatgactcgtctataaaaaaaaaatttacgtcggaatgtagaagaaatcatatttacacatacccgtacataaaataagcacgtaaaaaatagtttttaagtaaaggaagtataggggtaaaccgaaacaaaaaattagtaaaaaatttaatcggttaagaaagttcgtaaaaccgtgccaagtagcaccaatgccacaaccacatcgactctcaacatcgtaaaaataaaatagataaaatggtaaaaattacactgaacgaaaagcagactaaaatcgttgaaccacacacacgcgttacagtgtcttaatacgaagaaattaaccagaaacgtaaaacgtagaaaataataacttagtcgatctacgACCCGTccgttgcggcgaacttttcAAAAAGGGGaaaatggacgcgttgcgacAGGTCAGTCAtatatgaaaaaatagagcaaaaacgttgaacctcacatgcacgctacgacatgttaactcgcaaaatttagaacgacgctaaagataaaaagtatggggtaCGAAAGTTGTagataataaagtgttgtgttaaattagaAAAGATGGAAAAAGTTggggtaaaagtaaaaaaatgaaaagggaTTAAAATGTAAAATATGAATTGTTTGGGTTAGAAGtggaaaaatcaaatttttttgaAGCACTCCCTGAGCTAAAGGTACAAATAATGATGCGGAAGTTGCTTATTAATATATGGAATAATATTAATAAGTAAAACTTCTCCTCTAAAATATTTAAGTACTCAAAAAAGAAAATTCTATTTTTTTGGTCAAAGAAACACATGCATCATCTCTTCCCCTCATCTTCATCAAGTTTTTATAATGGCTTTCTTTTAATGTGAAACCTAGTCTAGTCTAGACTCGGTTCATAATGAAATGTTTGAGAAGGTCGCGGATTTGCAAGCTACAATtccaaccaaaaaaaaaaaaaaaagaacccaACAAATCGAAGAATTTCCACCTAATTCATGGTATTGTAACTTGTAAGGATCTTTTAAGTCGTTATACTGTGTTGATATTAAACATAAATGTAGAGCAAATTCTGCTATATTTATAACTGGCCAGTAAGAAGGTTAAATaataacaattattatcacttataaaaacaataataaaatataagtttattttgaaaattcttaataaatatgtaaaattaCTCGAAAataacatagcataatataaataagatatatgAAGGGTTTCTCAATTAAAAACATATGAACTAAAACTATATTAAATATTTAACATGTGATATTTTTAACATTTAAACCCTCCAActacattaattttttttaaatcactTATAGAAAACAATTATTATCacttataaaaaataataataaaaatataagtttattTGATAACTCtaaataaatatgtaaaattTTATCGATTATATCGGTATCTACTCGAAAATAACATAGCATAAAATAAATCTATCtattataataaaagaaaccaagttttgcacacgtgtcattcattgaaggcatctcaaatttatacttatcttatattaactagataaataaataataaattaatattaaatcttatcatactttaataaaatattatcctcacaTCTAAATTggtaatttaatatatttttaaaacaaatacctctctttcctacttatattatattaaatataaataatgaattaatattaaatattatcctaatttattaaaaatataaatttttagttatttgatatacaaaattatatttattcaacaagTCTAAAATGCGGGGTTTTggaaaatataactttttttattttttactatacaaagttacatttatataacccgtgtaatacacgaagtttttaaagatataactttttatcatttgatatgtaaaattagatttattcaacaagTCTAAAATGCGGGGTTTtggaaaatataattttttttattttttactatacaaagttacatttatataacccgtgtaatacacgaagtttttaaagatatacaaagttagatttattcaacacgtataATACAAGAGGTTTTTAAGgaaataatgtttttattatttggtagatttttcgacccaactatacacgggttttttaaagatgtgatgtttttagtatttaatatacaaaattacatttatttaatatgtgtaatacacatgatttttaaagatataactcttttttagatctattcaacacgtgtaagatacggggtttttaaggatgtaattctttttattatttggtagatttattcaacccgattatacacggctTTTTttaagatacgacgtttttagtatttagtatacaaaattatatttatttaatctgtgtaatacacatggtttttaaagatataactttttttattatttgatatataaaattgcatttatttaacctgtacagtatacggggttcataaaaatataactttttattatttaatatataaagtacatttattcaacccgtataatacacggggttctaacctagtaagaTATATAAAGAGTTTGTGAATTAAAAACATATGAACTAAAACTATATTAAAGAAATAATACAAATTTATTTTTTGAATCTAATAAATAAAGTCAGAAACTataactattttattattatatatatatattattagtgAGGCTTGATGAATAGTATAATTCTAGGTATACTTCACTTTTTTCTCATTTTTTAACCCATCTTCTCTTCTCTTCTATTTTATctatttctttttttctttttctttgttttcatgttattttttatgtgttttggctttttcttttattttgtttttcttttcgtTGTCGTTTTTAGTGATCAAAGAATTATATACATATTAGATTTTTTGTCATTGTCTTTAAAACATTCCTTTTTCTTTCTTAAATCATATTTatcattcaatttttttttttgtttttatcattcctttttattttttaatcatgTTTCCTTTATCATTTAATTTAATTCTTTTAATAATTTATGTCCGTTAACTTTTTCTAAAAAGCTAAGTACGTAGTTGTGTAATTTTTCTCTTAGACATTCcagtataaattttattaaaacaaagTTCTATTCAAAATAAAGTATGTATTTGGTATCTTAAAACGATATGATGATGAATTGAACCGAACCGATTCTGacggtttggctttctaaacaacacCCTTTGTTTTCAaataacgtttgttttacattatcattttgCTTTGTTTCGCTGTAACGCGCGACTTCAAGAAATCTAGTATATATAGTTTTCGAAGaacatgaatagtaattttaaatttaaaataatatatagctttttaatattttattatatcaatatattatttttaatatttatttttaacttttaacaTGTTTTAATTTTCTATTTACTTTTAGCTTTTAACGTattttctttttttccttttctaaaaccatatttcctttatcatttatttcgtttttaataattctttattaaatcatttttactttattaattaatttgatatttctttaataacttatgctcgttaattttttttctaaaaacttaaataCGTAGTTGTGCTTAATTTTTATCGTCGATTagtataagttttattaaaaacgaatTTATATTCAAAAATAAACTATTTATTTGGTATCGTAAAATGATACGATGATAAATTGAACCGATTCTAacggtttgactttctaaacaacatgctacattttcaaataacgtttgttttacattatcatttttTCCGTTTCGCCGCAATGTGCGACAGAAAAAGAAAACTAGTTTATAATTAACTTCGTATTAAATTCATTTGGTTAATGATGATGTAATAACTATccataataaataataagtatcaataattaaatttatattaaataaatttacaTTCTTTTGTATAAAGGAGACCTAAAATTATGTCATATGAAATCTTTATTTATAATGGAAATTGATTTTTAGTTAGTTATCCAGGCAAGATTGATGTAATTGGTGATTTTATGTGACCAATCTTATACGAGTTTGTATATAAGAAGTGCATATACGTATACGTTGATCATATGATTCAGAACACGACGAATACAGGGTCAATGAGGTATTCCCCTTGTGACATCAACGTCAAGGGGCGTCGCACCAAAACCTAAAAGATATTCATGGTAAATTAGTTGGCAACAGTTTTTACGCACACCGATTCACCTCTACCCGTCAAAACATATGGTTTTCCCATCGACAACCAACATAAGTGTTTCTTCTACGTTCAAGATAGTTGATTCCGGCTTTAAAATTTTTAGATAGAACAATATATCAAAcaattcatgttttttttttcttgttttgcgCCTGAAATGCTATGAAGTATCCGAATGCAGAATTCGCAAAACCATAGGCAAGTGTTGCCGTAGACTTTGCCAAACCGTAGACAACATATTGAATAGAAATACTACTTTTAATAAGTTTCTATCAAAGTTAAAGTCTTTATCATAGAAATTATTGGTTATTACAAAATTTCCGAGTGAAATGACCTGTCGAAACATCAAACTTTCCAGTTTGTCGTTTTTGAAACAATGGCAAAGACCAAATTACAACGTACATGTTAGTCAAGTGAATAAGATAAATTATTATCAACACCAAACAAAAAGAAAGACCACGAATGGGCATGACGTATGCATTGTTCATCACGTGACGTGTATATGATTGACATCACCAATACTTTAATTTCCAATAGCCAACTAATTATATGATACGTCGAACTTAACTTGGTTTTGGTGGAAAAGTATCCCTCTATTTGAGCTGGAGTGTTCAAACTTCAAACCCTGTTGAGTgaagtttgttattttttttgaatggcaactcacttaatatatatatatatatatatatatatatatatatatatatatatatatatatatataggacaaagatccgttaggaaccaccctttattgcgagaaccgcgagaaccagtgtgaacacaaacagtaatacctaaaaaaatctaaaaaacacccaaaaaatttttttttatttttttactattttttatataaaaatcgctacttttggtatccaaaaaaaaaaaaaaaaaaaattttaaaatttttttttaaaaaaaaaaaaaaaaaaaaaaattttggctactaaaagtagcgatttgaacataaaaaatagtaaaaaaataaaaaaaaaattttagatttttttttgatttttttagattttttaggttttttggggggtttagtttttagcattttagcttgggggggggggtgtttaggtttttggggggtgggggaggggggtttaggttttgggggggtggggggtgggggaggggggtttaggttttgggggggggggtgggggggttaggttttttttaggttttttgagggttttagtttttagcatttagctttgggggggggggggttaggtttttttgggggggggggggtgggggggtttaggtttttggggggtgggggttaggtttttttaagggtttttttaggtttttttagctattttagcttgtgttcacattggttctcgcggttctcgcaataaaggtggttctcgcatgaaccttaccctatatatatatatatatatatatatatatatatatatatatatataagaaaactGGAAGAAAACAAAACGAAACAAGACGGAAATCACAAAACGAAAAACAAACTACAACATATCTAGAATGGCAAACGAATTCCAATTCTCCCAGCTCGGAACCTTTAGCTTGGATCTGTTGTTTATCCagattggattttaataatcccaagtaTTCGTCGTTAACCGCCAATagtctcaacttcaaaaataactatcggcagtcccaactattgacTACCAATGGACcttgactaacagaaccctaacgttgTCAGTCTACGGTCGCCGGAAAATCGTTTTTGGCCAGAAAAAGGTTTGTAAAGGCAGGGCCGGCTCAAGcattttggtggcctaaggcgaagtaaaatcttgtggcctttttcccaaaaaaaatgtatgtaattgaaagttaaacttgaagggtccaagtgtaattatttgaaagattgtgttaaaatttaaaacaagaaaaaaaattgTTGAACCAAGGATTTGAACCTGGGTCTCACCAACATCCATACATACACAAAACCACTACACTACCAACCATCAATCTGTTGATAACCCACACCCTAAATCTTTTATAAATGGACTGTAGTTTCATCAAATTGTGGAGGCCCTATAGTTTTGGTGACCCAAGGCCCAAGCCTCATTTGGCTTACCCTTGGGCCGGCCCAGTgtaaaggtccgatctaaggttacaaagaggtttgagacGAGAATGTTAAGTTTTCTggccaaaaagttgagtttttcGGTCATAAAGAAGTTTTCCGGCAAAAAAAGGAGTTCTCCGGCGACTtcaataattggggcttttactagaaaaaggtttttaaaggtctgtaataaggttacaaagagatttgggacgaaaatgttgagttttccggccaaaattccggccaaaaacgttattccggcgaccggagactaacggcgttagggttctgttagtcagggtccattggaggccaatatgttaatagttgggactgtcAGGTGTTATTTTACAAGTTGGAACTGTTGGCGACCAACGACGAATattttggattattaaaatccaatattccaaaaaaaataattataGAATACAAGTATACATAGGTTTGGAACAGGGCCGTCTTCGAAAATCACAAAAAAGGCCCTGTGCGAGATACAAAATTTGGGCAttattcaaaattttcaatttaatataaactcatcaatcacTAAAATTTAGGTGGATGTAATTTAAATAGGTATTTTTAGCTAAATTTAGAAGGTAaagtaatttattaattaaaggaAAAGATGCAGTTGACAAAATTAATcattaaggtggtgtttgtttttttggccagaagcacttctggccacttatgtctgtGCCGGGCAGAGGCGGGCAGACGTTTGGATgttgcagcttgtttgttttctcgcagacctttcattataaaaggtctgcgagacctcttCACCACGCAGACAATGACCCATGTCTTCTTGGAACCTCTTCACCACGCAGACCTCTTCTTCCCtggcaccacctccaccaccacatccctgccaccaccgccaccacctccacctccgacacccctgctccgccaccacctccactccgccaccacctccactgatggcaaacaaaacccccaaatcgatctgttatcaaaacccccaaatcgatcTGTTATCAAAAcaccatcatcgtcatcatctgcGGGAAAAGGCTGGCCGGAGAAGGAGATGGCGGTGGTGGTGAcagattgtagagagagagagagagtttgtagagagagagagagttcaagGCTAGGGTTTGCGGTGGTGAAGGCagagagagagatcgagggaggagagagagacgGTGAAGGGCGGTGGTGTAGTGGTGACGACGGTGGTTATGTAAGGCGGTGGTGCTTGGTGGTGGTGAGGAAGGCAAAGAGAGAGAGCAGAtctatgtgtgtgtttgtgtgtgtaggGTGTGTGAAGatctttttatataaaaaaaaaacaaaccctcttctccttgcagagtgcagacatttggtccacttcttctcctgcagatgcctgcagatgtggtccgcagactgcagacattttccCGCAGAAAAACCAAACAGCACCTAAATGTCACTGACAATAAAAAACCAAAAAGCACTGACAATGAAAAACCATTAATTAAAGGAAAAAATGCAGTTGACAAAATTAATCATTAAATGTCACTGACAATAAAAAACCAAAAAGCACTGACAATGAAAAACCGAAAAGTAAGCTAAAATAAAGAATTTGGAGACGGCAGGATTAGAACCCGCATCTCCTTATTGTTTAAGCAAGACAATAACCAATAGTACAAGGGCTCATTTATGTTATCTCTTAATTCAGTGCATATATATTCTATCTTATACAGTGTAAATTTTATACTAAATTAAAAAGATATGGGCCCTCGGAGGGTTTGGGCCTTGTGTCGTCGCCCACTCCGCACCCCCTACGGGCCGGCCCTGGTTTGGAACACCTAACTATAGTTACTGTAAAAACGTTAAAAATAATACAAGGTCATCAATATAACCACATCGACTACAAAAATCACTTGCGGCAGGATCTCATGGATGCCATGAACGTAAGCTAGGACGAACAGATGCTGCGCGTTCGCAACCAATAGACGCGTTGCACGACCTCGTTTGCATGGATTTTTAGGGATCTTAATTGATAAATGTCTAGGTGGGTTTTATGAGGGCCATCTCAAAatgtttttttctttattttcggATTGCTTAACTGCCACAAGGCATAGATAGCGTTTAGCATGGTGTAAGGTGGCCGTCGAATGATTTCATAGGTCGCCGGATTTTGTTGTTGTGATGGCCGGATAATTTTATTCTTCCAGAGGAAGAAAACAGTGTTCCCTTATAAACaaaaagagagagaaagtagatGCAGGTTCATCCCTGCGAATTTGATGATCCGCATGAACCCTGTGCGAGTGGAAAAAAATGAGCCccgttagggctgtaaacgaaccgaatgttcagcgaacagttcgtgaaccgttcggcggaaagttcatttatgttcgttcgtttaatcaacgaacgaacatgaataagaaattccgttcgattagttaaatgaacgaacatgaacaaaggtctcgttcgttcaattgtgttcgtgaacgttcggtaaggtgttcatgaacattcgttcatttgcgttcgtttatgttcgtatgctcgtgttttaattaaagatttttatacttttatatattttatctatactttttatactattaaaattttatttatatcttcatcctaacaattaaactaggaaaccccttttcaccttgtttatgcatcatttccctttcttttctcattatttacatcgacgaatatgatctacctccattccacaataagggattcaagttctacTGTTCTAGTGCTACTATCTGGGCTatccacctttatccttcatcgcgttcgccaaatttatttgtgttcgcttgtgttcgtgaaccgttagtgaacacgctcatttccttaatgaacgaacacgaacataaaatcttgttcggtaagtgttcatgaaccgttcgtgaacacatttatttccttaatgaacgaacacgaacaaagcctcgtttgtgttcgttcggttcgtttacagccctaagcCCCGTTGTTTCCCCATTCATTGAAACGTGCTTATACCATAAAGTGCCAAAACAGCAAATCAAACAAATCAACTTAGaaaccatcactagtgctctagtgATGGCCACGTATATTTAAGTTCCACCTATGGTGGGTCCGGATGAGTTTTCCCCTACAgatctcaagttcgagtctgggtgataggagtttctcattgaggggtttaaattgaTGATGTATTGTGCGAGTGGGCTCTCTAGCGCgaacccggttaagacaacgtatgctagacctcccgacattcacgaataattcacacctttaaaAAAAACCAAATCAACTTACAATGATATCCACTGTTACTTAGCCAGGATGTACCAAGCAGTAAATTCATTTACATACACAGATAGATACAGGTAAACCGAATCTATGGTTTCGGGCTATGCATACTATTTCGCTTTCTGTCACAATAACGAAAGAGATGAATCATTTGATGAcaaatgtaaaacgtaaactcGTATAGTTTGTGATATAGTGAGGTTTCTGGGACGTTGAACATGTAATCACACTATGCAGCAAGAAGTTTCTTTACGTCCTTCTGCAACACACAGCAACAGTTAATTTGGTTAGAATTGAGATAAATGGGTTGATCCAATCATATCTCTTGTCTCTAACGGGTCAAACGAGTAAAACTAAAACAAGAATTTGCAAAAGAAGGGGACGAGTTGAAAATAAATTACTCTAGGTGTAATATTAAATTTTTAAAGCATAAAATCACTTGAATCTTTCTATTTAAATTTTATATTATGTTAGAAATAATGTAATCCTTGTAAGCGTATCtcatacagtgattgttttcaaATACATATAGTGTTCCAGGCAAACCCGATTGACCCCATTTCTACCGACCGAAATTACCCATTTGACCTTATAACAACCCgtccattttgccacctctaggCAAGGTTTAAAATAACGAAATCGAGCTTCGAGgtgttttcccttcgcctcacgaggcgtaagcctcaAGGGAACCGAGGCGTAAGCCCGAGGCAgaattaaaatataaatataaaaattatatatcttataaaaaaataaaataattgacACAGTAAGTCTAAAACATCTAAAATAAAATAATTGACACAGAAAATCTAAAACCTCAAAAACACATAACCCCATGAGGCGCACGTTTTCTTACCACCTCGGCCCTTATAGGCGTACGTACAAACAGAACCCCATGAGGCGCGCCTCATACACGTTTTCTTACTGCCTCGCCTCGAGGCGCATGCCTAACATTTTTTTAAACAATGCCACTAGACAAAATGTAAAAAGGATATCTGCTTGGAAATTCTTTATTTAAACTTATTCATTTTTGCAAAGTGTAGTGTCACTTTCTCCATTTTATCAAGAACTAGAAGAATGGTTCAAAAGTTTGCAACTCATTACGGAGAATATTGTGTACGTACCTCGATCTGAAGAGGGGAAGTAGTAGGAGGATATCTTTCAACGACTTTCCCATTTTTATCTACTAAAAACTTCTCAAAATTCCACTTCACCAAATCGCCCAAGAACCCTCCGCTGTTCGACTTGAGAAATTGATAAATCGGGGCAGTAAACGGGCCATTCACATCAATCTGAGGCGTATACGATATTGATTAGTCTTTTTTATTAATCGGCTTACTCCAAAATGGAAcagaaaattaaattaaaattttggtCGTAACTTTCAGTAATAGGGCTAATGCGCCTTTCTAACTTTGTACCAAATCATACACGAGAATAAGTAGAGAAAACCTCAAACAACCTTGTCAAAGATCGGGAATTCGGCTTTGAACCTTGTACAAGCAAAATTTTTAATCTGATCATTTGACCCGGGTTCTTGGAACCCGAACTGATTGCAAGGGAATGCCAATATTTCAAGTCCTGCATGTGAAGATTAACAAGTTAAACTATCAAGCCATAGTACGCATTTATAATATTTGCTAATGCTGCATTATGTTGGCACCGATGCCAATCGAATTCCAAGTAAACTTTATTAATAAAATTTGAAAACCAGTTAACTTCTGTTTCTGATCATGTTTTATTCAACTAACTGTTGAAGAACTGATACGATAGCATCGGATTTCATAGCCACTAACCTTGATCTTTGTACTTGTTATATATTTGAGTGAGCTCGGAGTAGTTAGATGAAGTCAAACCACTGAAACAAAGGTTAACTTTAAGTTAACGAGGCATCACTCATCTTTACTGCATTTAGTTTAATAAATattatagagttaaatgccattttagtccctgtggtttgggccattttgccagtttagtccaaagattttatttttcgcctgtgggtccaaaaaggtttcaccgttgccattttagtctactgggttaacttcatccattttttctgttaacgagaagggcaattcggtcattttatatggccgaattgcccttctagttagcagaattacatataaaatgactaaattgcccttctcgttaacagaaaaatggatgaaattaacccagtggactaaaatggcaacggtgaaacctttttggacccattggcgaaaaataaaacctttggactaaactggcaaaatggcccaaaccacagggactaaaatggcatttaactcaataTTATAAGTAGAAACTACCATTGCGATGCAACATTGACGATAAGTAGAACCTTTCCCTTGAATTTGGAAAGAGGAACATCCTTTCGATCGATATCCTGCAGTTAATAAcaaacatcaaaaaaaaaaaaaaaaaacaaacaatgaaTTATAGATGAAACTTCTTTCATCTTGTCAAACAAGAGTTGTATACTCTACAATCACTGCAAAAAGACTACAAAGTAACCTAGAGGGCATAATCATATATGATCAGAATTTGAAACACGTGTATCTTCAAGTCCCAGTCGAAATTCGAACGAACGTAGAATTATGACTAACTCCCACAATATTATCAGATCAAGAAAGCTACTCAAAAACTTGATAACAAATCCCTACCACTAAACATCGTATATGTAGCTAACCTAACGCGTTAGATTATAACTAGAATTTTGagttaattattaatttattattacatAACAATTATCTAACACACATCCTAACACGTATATGATACTAGACAATCATCCACTAATTAATGTTGTTTAACTTATCAACTCCAA
Coding sequences:
- the LOC110930172 gene encoding probable phospholipid hydroperoxide glutathione peroxidase: MASMPCSLNFTSPFFNFSKSNRTQFPSCLSVSCFGTSSVQSLLGSSSSGLFQHGFALKAGIFSGFSSDSRSEFGVFATAATGKTIYDFTVKDIDRKDVPLSKFKGKVLLIVNVASQCGLTSSNYSELTQIYNKYKDQGLEILAFPCNQFGFQEPGSNDQIKNFACTRFKAEFPIFDKIDVNGPFTAPIYQFLKSNSGGFLGDLVKWNFEKFLVDKNGKVVERYPPTTSPLQIEKDVKKLLAA